In one window of Meleagris gallopavo isolate NT-WF06-2002-E0010 breed Aviagen turkey brand Nicholas breeding stock chromosome 4, Turkey_5.1, whole genome shotgun sequence DNA:
- the APBB2 gene encoding amyloid-beta A4 precursor protein-binding family B member 2 isoform X10 produces the protein MAERKNAKAMACSSMQERTNVTLDVPLQVDFPTPKTELVQKFHVQYLGMLPVAKPVGMDTLNSAIESLMASSSKEDWMPVTMNVADATVTVISERNEEEIMVECRVRFLSFMGVGKDVHTFAFIMDTGNQHFECHVFWCEPNAGNVSEAVQAACMLRYQKCLVARPPSQKVRPPPPPADSVTRRVTTNVKRGVLSLIDTLKQKRPVTDMP, from the exons ATGGCTGAACGGAAGAATGCTAAAGCTATGGCTTGCAGTTCAATGCAGGAGAGGACAAACGTCACCCTTGATGTTCCTCTGCAAG TAGACTTCCCAACACCAAAGACAGAACTGGTACAGAAGTTCCACGTCCAGTACCTGGGAATGCTACCTGTAGCTAAACCTGTGG gAATGGATACTCTGAACAGCGCTATTGAAAGTCTGATGGCTTCTTCTAGCAAGGAAGACTGGATGCCAGTTACCATGAATGTTGCTGATGCTACTGTCACAGTCATTAGTGAAAGA AATGAAGAGGAAATCATGGTGGAATGTCGTGTGCGGTTTCTGTCCTTCATGGGAGTAGGCAAAGATGTTCATACGTTTGCCTTCATTATGGACACAGGAAACCAGCATTTTGAGTGCCATGTGTTTTGGTGTGAACCAAATGCAGGCAATGTATCAGAAGCTGTTCAGGCTGCTTGTATG TTACGGTATCAGAAGTGCTTAGTGGCCAGGCCTCCTTCGCAGAAAGTTCGGCCTCCCCCACCACCTGCAGATTCGGTGACCAGGAGAGTCACAACCAACGTAAAGAGAGGAGTGCTGTCCCTCATTGACACTTTGAAACAGAAACGCCCAGTCACCGACATGCCGTAG
- the APBB2 gene encoding amyloid-beta A4 precursor protein-binding family B member 2 isoform X9, producing MLGLCGRNVAERCGQTLRDFAYVARDKDTRILKCHVFRCDTPAKAIATSLHEICSKIMAERKNAKAMACSSMQERTNVTLDVPLQVDFPTPKTELVQKFHVQYLGMLPVAKPVGMDTLNSAIESLMASSSKEDWMPVTMNVADATVTVISERNEEEIMVECRVRFLSFMGVGKDVHTFAFIMDTGNQHFECHVFWCEPNAGNVSEAVQAACMLRYQKCLVARPPSQKVRPPPPPADSVTRRVTTNVKRGVLSLIDTLKQKRPVTDMP from the exons AGACTTTGCATATGTGGCAAGAGACAAAGACACCAGAATTCTGAAATGTCATGTGTTTCGATGTGACACACCAGCAAAAGCCATCGCCACAAGTTTACACGAGATCTGCTCGAAG ATTATGGCTGAACGGAAGAATGCTAAAGCTATGGCTTGCAGTTCAATGCAGGAGAGGACAAACGTCACCCTTGATGTTCCTCTGCAAG TAGACTTCCCAACACCAAAGACAGAACTGGTACAGAAGTTCCACGTCCAGTACCTGGGAATGCTACCTGTAGCTAAACCTGTGG gAATGGATACTCTGAACAGCGCTATTGAAAGTCTGATGGCTTCTTCTAGCAAGGAAGACTGGATGCCAGTTACCATGAATGTTGCTGATGCTACTGTCACAGTCATTAGTGAAAGA AATGAAGAGGAAATCATGGTGGAATGTCGTGTGCGGTTTCTGTCCTTCATGGGAGTAGGCAAAGATGTTCATACGTTTGCCTTCATTATGGACACAGGAAACCAGCATTTTGAGTGCCATGTGTTTTGGTGTGAACCAAATGCAGGCAATGTATCAGAAGCTGTTCAGGCTGCTTGTATG TTACGGTATCAGAAGTGCTTAGTGGCCAGGCCTCCTTCGCAGAAAGTTCGGCCTCCCCCACCACCTGCAGATTCGGTGACCAGGAGAGTCACAACCAACGTAAAGAGAGGAGTGCTGTCCCTCATTGACACTTTGAAACAGAAACGCCCAGTCACCGACATGCCGTAG